Proteins found in one Cyprinus carpio isolate SPL01 chromosome B10, ASM1834038v1, whole genome shotgun sequence genomic segment:
- the LOC109080175 gene encoding histone-lysine N-methyltransferase SETD1B-A-like isoform X2, protein MENSHPLCSSGEKRSHHWRSYKLIIDPALKKGSHKLYRYDGQSFSVPNPGMPPVDSVRDPRIGRMWTKYKETDLPVPKFKIDECYVGRVPPKEVTFAKLNDNVREGFLTDMCKKFGDIEQVEILYNPKNKKHLGIAKVVFGTVKAAKDAVQNLHNTSVMGNIIHVELDPKGENRQRYLQRLINGSYTPLTLPVGGEEACEVSPRSLVEALLPLRRLSEGSSSAVGGTATPGGTNTPMSLDTAYSSLRQDTPQSQGTPHTPRPSGTPFSQDSSYSSRQGTPAFQSSRAESSGGYKSRRHETKFQDAYNRRPERHYVHGTGGGAHRGNAEQPPSFKQHQPPEPPSPAFAHTPPPPASANFKNAFSPYQPPMPPVYPHTEPSFHQPVQREVDYRRPPQAPPPSSTDFMPVRDRPATPPTPEPPPPAPEAQPATPPPSTPEPCPSLGTPTQDSERNSLDSRIEMLLKPFLNERGDSDAEVRMDGSPISSSSSQLSPIPPQRPSRPASTGLEDISPTPLPDSDDDEPIHGTASLLSNSRSMSPSNMHSKSCAGEPRTPVDKMDTGHQSSGEDMEISDDEMPGTPITSGDCAKNIVVNSAMSPMQTIPMPPPGFPPLPHPQAGFPLPPPPPLPTVPHLAGPHPMLHPLHPYPPGMMPIMQMDLMSSLSQWGSVHMSFQMQTQMLSRMAQSQLSYPYPHFISRAAASAGAAAAAAMQFGGPYPPLSMVGAPAGTVGHGQPWPLPNMPKFNPAVPPPGYEPQKEDPHKATVDGVLMVIVKELKAIMKRDLNRKMVEVVAFRAFDEWWDKQERSAKAAVTPVKTGEGKDEEKERAKPKETISSSLLENWTKVEGLGFEGMGLGIGLRGAIRLPSFKVKRKQPPEPTSTNDNKRVRPSTPVDDELEDEESERTDLRMDGSRADGGGSSAKRRPARPLELDSEGEEEEETSGKEESSLSDHEEVPVEDASERLSSGMDMEDEEDDEKKSKSDSSESESSESSDDESSSSSSSSKSDSDSSGSESSSDYESSSGEEEEEEEEQAVAMEDEDEDDAQTSSTSSSSSSSSSEEEDVDVKAPSTPTGPPPEEEPNELGRLEALDEAEVDHKHTAVSSIKPGVEDMWPPSPRGLPADEPDIDLAVSIPVPKAEATLEDVGSLRPPTPTGSFADSDQDTRPKIPAEDFPCTPGRDGPVPLESEAAIPRSLPMPSMHLPLPPNHALEARSLLPLPEALPDMPVRGRLPTEEDIPRTPGRDLMDRPRGLGKSQSTDTIPVTPGSDTPLTGNSLSSPHIPSSPFSYPAQSPVLSAGIPRTPGRDLTFTPAFPDSAALSAGLPIHRKASSESLEEKSLFKEPLLSASPQAILQPNNANSSPFPGPSLPAASLQEPPLPSQGSSPTSVETSSPAAPKDLPVPMIDVPVPLDTTLSKRKPGRPKSKKVPMVTSPDSEEPPAPMVASSPPDLPVNDLYPDHPSETFKREDGDSTPLEEEENQTQTVIPEVEDRLSYVEEPVQKTRRQRRGWQELLLSMHSPVTSPLRPSFLPRSDFEEMTILYDIWNDGIDEEDIRYLKITYDKMLQQDNGNDWLNDTLWVHHPPTNMGSTSGLKKKRKEDGIRDHVTGCARSEGYYKIDKKDKMKYLNSSRLQSEEPDVDTQGKSIPAQPQVSTRAGSERRSEQRRLLSSFSCDSDLLKFNQLKFRKKKIRFCKSHIHDWGLFAMEPIAADEMVIEYVGQNIRQVIADMREKRYEEKGIGSSYMFRVDHDTIIDATKCGNFARFINHSCNPNCYAKVITVESQKKIVIYSRQPINVNDEITYDYKFPIEDEKIPCLCGAENCRGTLN, encoded by the exons ATGGAGAACAGCCATCCTCTCTGCAGCTCGGGAGAGAAACGAAGTCATCACTGGAGAAGTTACAAGTTGATTATTGACCCAGCGTTGAAAAAGGGATCGCACAAACTGTATCGCTACGATGGACAGAGCTTCAGCGTTCCG aACCCCGGCATGCCTCCCGTGGACAGCGTTCGAGACCCGAGAATCGGTCGTATGTGGACTAAATACAAGGAGACGGATCTCCCGGTTCCTAAATTTAAG atcgATGAGTGTTACGTCGGTCGCGTGCCCCCGAAGGAGGTCACGTTCGCCAAACTCAACGACAACGTCAGAGAGGGATTCCTCACCGACATGTGCAAGAAGTTCGGCGACATTGAGCAGGTGGAAATTTTGTACAATCCGAAGAACAAAAAACACCTCGGAATTGCTAAAGTTGTATTCGGAACCGTCAAGGCGGCGAAGGACGCTGTCCAGAACTTACACAACACGTCTGTCATGGGCAACATCATCCACGTGGAGCTGGACCCTAAAG GTGAAAATCGCCAAAGGTACCTCCAGCGTCTGATCAATGGAAGTTATACTCCACTCACTCTTCCAGTTGGTGGTGAAGAGGCCTGTGAAGTTTCTCCACGCAGCTTGGTTGAAGCCCTGCTG CCGCTGCGAAGACTGTCCGAAGGCAGTTCTTCTGCAGTCGGAGGCACAGCCACGCCGGGCGGCACCAACACCCCCATGTCCCTGGATACGGCCTACTCCAGCCTAAGGCAGGATACGCCACAGTCCCAGGGTACCCCACACACCCCGCGGCCATCAGGCACCCCGTTCTCTCAGGACTCCAGCTATTCCAGCAGGCAGGGAACTCCGGCGTTCCAGTCGAGCCGTGCTGAATCCTCGGGAGGCTACAAGTCGAGACGGCATGAAACCAAATTCCAGGATGCCTACAACCGAAGGCCAGAGAGGCACTATGTCCATGGTACAGGAGGAGGGGCACATCGTGGCaatgcagagcaaccacccagTTTTAAGCAGCATCAGCCCCCCGAGCCACCGTCGCCTGCTTTTGCACACACGCCGCCGCCACCAGCCAGTGCAAATTTCAAGAATGCTTTCTCTCCTTATCAGCCCCCAATGCCCCCAGTGTACCCTCACACAGAGCCCTCCTTCCACCAGCCTGTTCAGCGGGAAGTGGATTATAGGAGACCGCCTCAAGCCCCGCCACCCTCGAGCACCGACTTCATGCCTGTCAGAGACAGGCCTGCAACGCCACCAACCCCCGAGCCGCCACCCCCTGCTCCAGAAGCCCAACCAGCCACGCCTCCCCCCTCCACGCCGGAGCCCTGCCCGTCGCTGGGCACCCCGACCCAGGACTCCGAGCGCAACAGCTTGGACTCGCGCATAGAAATGCTTCTGAAGCCCTTCCTGAACGAGCGCGGAGACTCAGATGCTGAGGTTCGCATGGACGGCAGTCCGATCTCCTCCTCGTCCTCTCAGCTCTCCCCTATTCCACCCCAGCGGCCCTCGCGGCCTGCAAGCACCGGCCTGGAGGACATCAGCCCAACGCCGCTTCCTGATTCGGATGATGATGAACCTATTCATGGTACTGCTTCCCTGTTGTCAAACTCTAGGTCCATGTCGCCCTCCAACATGCACAGTAAAAGCTGTGCGGGAGAACCACGGACGCCCGTTGACAAAATGGACACG GGCCATCAGTCGTCAGGTGAAGACATGGAGATTTCTGATGATGAGATGCCTGGCACACCGATCACTAGCGGGGACTGTGCCAAAAACATTGTGGTCAACTCTGCGATGTCTCCGATGCAGACCATTCCCATGCCCCCACCAGGGTTCCCCCCACTGCCCCATCCACAGGCTGGCTTCCCACTGCCGCCGCCGCCTCCTCTTCCAACTGTACCGCACCTGGCTGGCCCCCATCCAATGCTACACCCATTGCACCCTTATCCCCCTGGCATGATGCCCATTATGCAGATGGACCTGATGAGCTCCTTATCACAGTGGGGCAGCGTTCACATGTCCTTCCAGATGCAAACTCAGATGTTAAGTCGCATGGCGCAGAGCCAGCTGTCATACCCTTACCCTCACTTCATCAGCAGGGCTGCTGCAAGCGCCGGTGCTGCTGCCGCCGCAGCCATGCAGTTTGGGGGCCCGTATCCGCCTCTGTCTATGGTTGGTGCACCTGCAGGCACTGTGGGTCACGGGCAACCCTGGCCCCTACCCAACATGCCCAAGTTCAACCCTGCTGTTCCCCCTCCAGGCTATGAGCCCCAAAAGGAAGACCCACACAAAGCCACTGTGGATGGAGTTCTTATGGTTATCGTCAAGGAGCTGAAGGCCATCATGAAAAGAGATCTCAACCGAAAGATGGTGGAGGTGGTGGCCTTCAGGGCATTTGATGAGTGGTGGGACAAACAGGAGCGTTCGGCCAAG GCTGCGGTTACACCTGTGAAGACAGGTGAGGGCAAAGATGAGGAAAAAGAACGGGCCAAACCCAAAGAGACTATATCCTCTAGCTTACTCGAAAACTGGACCAAGGTTGAGGGTCTGGGCTTCGAGGGAATGGGACTCGGCATAGGCCTACGCGGTGCCATCCGATTACCATCTTTCAAG GTTAAAAGGAAACAGCCCCCTGAGCCAACATCTACCAATGACAATAAGAGGGTGCGACCATCCACACCTGTCGATGATGAGCTGGAAGATGAAG AGTCAGAAAGAACAGATCTTCGTATGGATGGTTCCAGAGCAGATGGTGGTGGTTCTTCTGCCAAGCGAAGACCAGCCAGGCCTCTGGAGCTGGACAGCGaaggtgaggaggaggaggaaaccTCTGGCAAAGAGGAGTCATCACTTTCAGACCATGAAGAGGTGCCAGTGGAAGATGCCTCTGAGAGGTTGTCCTCTGGCATG GAtatggaggatgaggaagatgatgaaaaGAAGAGCAAATCAGACTCCAGTGAGAGTGAATCATCGGAGTCATCTGATGACG AATCTTCTAGCTCATCTTCCTCTTCCAAATCTGATTCCGATTCTTCTGGGAGCGAGAGCTCGTCTGACTACGAATCGAGTTCAggggaggaagaagaggaagaagaagagcagGCAGTAGCAAtggaggatgaagatgaagatgatgcaCAAACCTCATCGACgtcctcatcttcctcatcctcGTCTTCTGAAGAGGAGGATGTTGACGTAAAAGCTCCAAGTACCCCCACAGGACCACCACCAGAAGAGGAACCAAATGAGTTGGGCAGGTTGGAAGCGTTGGATGAGGCAGAGGTTGACCACAAACATACTGCAGTGAGCTCAATCAAGCCTGGAGTTGAAGACATGTGGCCTCCATCTCCCAGAGGACTGCCAG CTGATGAACCAGATATTGATTTGGCGGTCAGTATTCCAGTGCCCAAAGCTGAAGCCACCCTGGAGGATGTTGGTAGCTTGCGGCCACCCACCCCAACAGGTTCGTTTGCAGACAGTGATCAGGACACCCGACCAAAGATACCTGCAGAAGATTTTCCTTGTACCCCTGGTCGTGATGGCCCGGTTCCCCTAGAATCAGAGGCTGCAATCCCTCGTTCTCTCCCTATGCCCTCAATGCACCTTCCACTTCCCCCCAATCATGCCCTTGAAGCTCGATCCCTTCTGCCGCTTCCCGAAGCTTTGCCAGATATGCCTGTCCGTGGGCGGTTGCCTACGGAAGAGGACATCCCACGCACACCAGGGAGAGATCTTATGGACAGACCCCGGGGTTTGGGAAAGTCTCAGAGCACTGATACGATTCCTGTCACACCAGGTAGTGACACGCCGTTAACAGGTAACAGCTTGAGCTCGCCGCATATTCCCAGCAGCCCTTTTTCTTATCCCGCTCAATCCCCTGTCCTCAGCGCTGGTATCCCTCGGACTCCAGGTAGAGATCTTACTTTCACCCCAGCTTTCCCTGACTCTGCTGCTTTATCTGCAGGCCTTCCCATTCACAGGAAGGCCTCGTCTGAGAGCTTGGAGGAGAAGTCTCTCTTTAAAGAGCCTCTACTCAGCGCCTCTCCACAGGCCATCCTACAGCCTAACAATGCAAATTCTTCCCCATTCCCTGGTCCTTCTCTTCCTGCTGCTTCACTTCAGGAGCCACCTCTGCCTTCCCAAGGCTCCTCTCCCACTTCTGTTGAAACTTCCTCTCCTGCTGCTCCAAAAGACCTTCCTGTTCCAATGATAGATGTTCCTGTGCCCTTAGATACTACTCTAAGCAAGAGGAAACCGGGACGCCCCAAGTCTAAAAAGGTACCTATGGTGACCTCTCCAGATTCTGAAGAGCCTCCAGCTCCAATGGTGGCCTCTTCACCTCCAGATCTACCGGTAAATGATCTGTACCCAGACCACCCTTCAGAGACCTTCAAAAGAGAAGATGGTGACTCCACGCCATTGGAGGAAGAGGAAAACCAAACACAGACAGTCATACCTGAGGTGGAAGACAGGTTGTCTTACGTCGAGGAACCTGTTCAGAAGACGCGCAGACAGAGGCGGGGCTGGCAAGAGTTGTTGTTGTCCATGCACTCCCCTGTGACATCACCACTCCGCCCCAGCTTCCTACCCCGCTCAGATTTTGAGGAGATGACCATCTTGTATGACATCTGGAATGACGGCATTGATGAGGAGGACATCCGCTACCTGAAAATAACTTACGACAAGATGCTGCAGCAGGACAATGGCAACGACTGGCTCAACGACACCCTCTGGGTCCACCATCCTC CTACCAACATGGGCAGCACATCAGGGCTGAAGAAGAAGCGGAAAGAGGACGGTATACGCGACCATGTCACCGGCTGCGCCCGCAGCGAGGGCTATTACAAAATCGACAAGAAAGACAAAATGAAGTATCTGAATAGCTCACGCCTGCAGTCCGAAGAGCCTGATGTGGACACTCAG GGGAAGAGTATTCCAGCACAGCCCCAAGTGTCCACGAGGGCAGGTTCAGAGCGGCGGTCTGAACAGCGCCGCCTGCTGTCGTCCTTCAGCTGCGACAGTGACCTCCTCAAATTCAACCAGCTCAAG TTCCGTAAAAAGAAGATCCGGTTCTGTAAAAGTCACATTCATGACTGGGGATTGTTCGCCATGGAACCTATTGCTGCTGATGAGATGGTTATCGAATATGTCGGCCAGAATATCCGACAG GTTATCGCAGACATGCGAGAGAAGCGCTATGAGGAGAAGGGCATCGGCAGTAGCTACATGTTCCGTGTGGATCACGATACCATTATAGATGCAACCAAATGTGGCAACTTTGCCCGCTTCATCAATCACAGTTGCAAT CCAAACTGTTACGCCAAGGTCATCACTGTGGAGTCGCAGAAAAAGATCGTCATCTACTCCCGGCAGCCAATAAATGTTAACGATGAGATCACCTATGACTACAAGTTCCCCATCGAGGACGAAAAGATACCGTGCCTCTGTGGAGCAGAGAACTGCAGGGGAACCTTAAACTAA